The proteins below are encoded in one region of Equus caballus isolate H_3958 breed thoroughbred chromosome 18, TB-T2T, whole genome shotgun sequence:
- the TBR1 gene encoding T-box brain protein 1, with translation MQLEHCLSPSIMLSKKFLNVSSSYPHSGGSELVLHDHPIISTTDNLERSSPLKKITRGMTNQSDTDNFPDSKDSPGDVQRSKLSPVLDGVSELRHSFDGSAADRYLLSQSSQPQSAATAPSAMFPYPGQHGPAHPAFSIGSPSRYMAHHPVITNGAYNSLLSNSSPQGYPAAGYPYPQQYGHSYQGAPFYQFSSTQPGLVPGKAQVYLCNRPLWLKFHRHQTEMIITKQGRRMFPFLSFNISGLDPTAHYNIFVDVILADPNHWRFQGGKWVPCGKADTNVQGNRVYMHPDSPNTGAHWMRQEISFGKLKLTNNKGASNNNGQMVVLQSLHKYQPRLHVVEVNEDGTEDTSQPGRVQTFTFPETQFIAVTAYQNTDITQLKIDHNPFAKGFRDNYDTIYTGCDMDRLTPSPNDSPRSQIVPGARYAMAGSFLQDQFVSNYAKARFHPGAGAGPGPGTDRSVPHTNGLLSPQQAEDPGAPSPQRWFVTPANNRLDFAASAYDTATDFAGNAATLLSYAAAGVKALPLQAAGCTGRPLGYYADPSGWGARSPPQYCGAKSGSVLPCWPNSAAAAARMAGANPYLGEEAEGLAAERSPLPPGAAEDAKPKDLSDSSWIETPSSIKSIDSSDSGIYEQAKRRRISPADTPVSESSSPLKSEVLAQRDCEKNCAKDIGGYYGFYSHS, from the exons ATGCAGCTGGAGCACTGCCTTTCTCCTTCTATCATGCTCTCCAAGAAATTTCTCAATGTGAGCAGCAGCTACCCACATTCAGGCGGATCTGAGCTTGTCTTGCACGATCATCCCATTATCTCGACCACTGACAACCTGGAGAGAAGTTcacctttgaaaaaaattaccagGGGGATGACGAATCAGTCAGATACAGACAATTTTCCTGACTCCAAGGACTCACCAGGGGACGTCCAGAGAAGTAAACTCTCTCCTGTCTTGGACGGGGTCTCTGAGCTTCGTCACAGTTTCGATGGCTCTGCTGCAGATCGCTACCTCCTCTCTCAGTCCAGCCAGCCACAGTCTGCGGCCACTGCTCCCAGTGCCATGTTCCCGTACCCCGGCCAGCACGGACCGGCGCACCCCGCCTTCTCCATCGGCAGCCCCAGTCGCTACATGGCCCACCACCCGGTCATCACCAACGGAGCCTACAACAGCCTCCTGTCCAACTCCTCACCGCAGGGCTACCCCGCGGCCGGCTACCCCTACCCACAGCAGTACGGCCACTCCTACCAAGGAGCCCCGTTCTACCAATTCTCCTCCACACAACCCGGGCTGGTGCCCGGGAAAGCGCAGGTATACCTGTGCAACAGGCCTCTTTGGCTGAAATTTCACCGGCATCAAACGGAGATGATCATCACCAAACAGGGAAG GCgcatgtttccttttttaagttTTAACATTTCTGGTCTCGATCCCACGGCTCATTACAATATTTTTGTGGATGTGATTTTGGCGGATCCCAATCACTGGAGGTTTCAAGGAGGCAAATGGGTTCCTTGCGGCAAAGCGGACACCAATGTGCAAG GAAATCGAGTCTATATGCATCCGGATTCCCCCAACACGGGGGCTCACTGGATGCGCCAAGAAATctcttttggaaaattaaaacttACAAACAACAAAGGAGCTTCAAACAACAATGGGCAG ATGGTGGTTTTACAGTCCTTGCACAAGTACCAGCCCCGCCTGCATGTGGTGGAAGTGAACGAGGACGGCACGGAGGACACCAGCCAGCCAGGCCGCGTGCAGACATTCACTTTCCCCGAGACTCAGTTCATCGCCGTCACCGCCTACCAGAACACCGAT atTACACAACTGAAAATAGACCACAACCCCTTCGCTAAAGGATTTCGGGATAATTACGACAC GATCTACACCGGCTGCGACATGGACCGCCTGACCCCCTCGCCCAACGACTCCCCGCGCTCGCAGATCGTGCCCGGGGCCCGCTACGCCATGGCCGGCTCGTTCCTCCAGGACCAGTTCGTGAGCAACTACGCCAAGGCCCGTTTCCAcccgggcgcgggcgcgggcccCGGGCCGGGCACGGACCGCAGCGTGCCTCACACCAACGGGCTGCTGTCGCCGCAGCAGGCCGAGGACCCGGGCGCGCCGTCGCCGCAGCGCTGGTTTGTGACGCCGGCCAACAACCGGCTGGACTTCGCCGCCTCGGCCTACGACACGGCCACGGACTTCGCGGGCAACGCGGCCACGCTGCTCTCGTACGCGGCGGCGGGCGTGAAGGCGCTGCCGCTGCAGGCCGCCGGCTGCACGGGCCGCCCGCTCGGCTACTACGCCGACCCGTCGGGCTGGGGCGCGCGCAGCCCCCCGCAGTACTGCGGCGCCAAGTCGGGCTCGGTGCTGCCCTGCTGGCCCAACAGCGCCGCGGCCGCTGCGCGCATGGCCGGCGCCAACCCCTACCTGGGCGAGGAGGCCGAGGGCCTGGCCGCCGAGCGCTCGCCGCTGCCGCCCGGCGCCGCCGAGGACGCCAAGCCCAAGGACCTGTCCGACTCCAGCTGGATCGAGACCCCCTCCTCCATCAAGTCCATCGACTCGAGCGACTCGGGGATTTACGAGCAGGCCAAGCGGAGGCGGATCTCGCCCGCCGACACGCCCGTGTCCGAGAGCTCGTCTCCGCTCAAGAGCGAGGTGCTGGCCCAGCGGGACTGCGAGAAGAACTGCGCCAAGGACATAGGCGGCTACTACGGCTTCTACTCGCACAGCTAG